In one window of Gossypium hirsutum isolate 1008001.06 chromosome A01, Gossypium_hirsutum_v2.1, whole genome shotgun sequence DNA:
- the LOC107940427 gene encoding MLP-like protein 423 gives MACSGQLHVEVELKSLAEKVWETIRDSTKIFPQALSHDYKSIEVLEGDGKAPGSIRLINYAEGSPIVKVSKERIESVDEAQKIYVYSIFDGDLMKYYKTFIAKINVIPKGESSLVKWSCEFEKASEEIPDPSVIKEFAVQNFVEIDDYLHTKA, from the exons ATGGCTTGCAGTGGACAGCTTCATGTGGAGGTTGAGCTCAAGTCTCTTGCAGAAAAGGTCTGGGAAACCATTAGGGACTCTACCAAAATATTTCCTCAAGCCTTGTCCCATGATTACAAGAGCATTGAAGTGCTCGAGGGCGATGGCAAGGCCCCCGGATCCATCCGCCTTATCAATTATGCTGAAG GTTCTCCAATCGTTAAGGTTTCAAAGGAGAGAATTGAATCAGTGGATGAAGCTCAGAAGATATATGTTTACAGCATCTTTGATGGGGATCTCATGAAATACTACAAGACTTTCATTGCTAAGATCAATGTGATTCCCAAAGGAGAGTCGAGCTTGGTTAAATGGTCTTGTGAATTTGAGAAGGCCAGTGAAGAGATCCCTGACCCAAGCGTCATTAAGGAATTTGCGGTGCAAAACTTCGTGGAGATCGATGACTATCTTCACACCAAGGCTTAG